A single region of the Brachypodium distachyon strain Bd21 chromosome 3, Brachypodium_distachyon_v3.0, whole genome shotgun sequence genome encodes:
- the LOC100840237 gene encoding uncharacterized protein LOC100840237, protein MLRLRSCILTHLLSSPSASPGPSLRRLLSAAGAAPAVSTNPSFAVEDYLVDTCGLTRTQALKASTKLSNLKSSTKPDAVVAFLAGLDLSSADIAAVVAKNPRLLCASVERSLAPAIVELTGLGLSRSDIARFFLLAGVSLRLRSIVSKLQYFLPLLGGSSENLLQALKYSSYLLTSDIERVIKPNVALLQECGIGGHDIVRLCKRANWILGINPQRLPAIVEWAEGLGVPRGSGMFIEALQAVAFLSDEKIAVRAEYLKKTFRWSDAETRIAISKAPILLTKSKDILQSKSKFLISEAGLEPAYIAHRPILLKYSLGSRSRPRYYVVNFLKANGLIDLDRDYYNTVTIKEKVFVEKYICPHKEAAPHLAEDYAAACRGEVPTRFRFA, encoded by the coding sequence atGCTGCGCCTCCGGAGCTGCATCCTCACCCATCTCCTCTCTTCGCCCTCCGCCTCTCCCGGCCCctctctccgccgcctcctctcagCCGCCGGGGCGGCCCCTGCCGTTTCCACGAACCCTAGCTTCGCGGTCGAGGACTACCTCGTCGACACCTGCGGCCTCACCCGGACCCAGGCGCTCAAGGCCTCCACGAAGCTCTCCAACCTCAAGTCCTCCACCAAGCCCGACGCTGtcgtcgccttcctcgccggccttgactTATCCAGCGCCGACATCGCCGCCGTTGTCGCCAAGAACCCCAGGTTACTCTGCGCCAGCGTGGAGAGATCCCTGGCCCCCGCCATCGTCGAGCTCACTGGCCTCGGCCTGTCGCGTTCTGAtatcgcccgcttcttcttgctcgccggcgtcagcttaCGCCTTCGGTCCATCGTCTCCAAGCTGCAGTACTTCCTGCCCCTCCTCGGAGGCTCCTCCGAGAACCTCCTCCAGGCGCTCAAATACAGCTCCTACCTTCTCACGTCCGATATCGAAAGGGTCATCAAGCCCAATGTGGCGTTACTGCAGGAGTGCGGGATAGGCGGTCACGATATTGTAAGGTTGTGCAAAAGGGCGAATTGGATTCTCGGCATCAACCCACAACGTCTCCCGGCAATAGTGGAATGGGCCGAAGGTCTAGGTGTGCCCCGTGGCTCCGGGATGTTCATAGAAGCGCTGCAGGCTGTCGCATTCCTCAGCGATGAGAAGATCGCCGTGCGAGCAGAGTACTTGAAGAAGACATTCAGGTGGTCGGATGCCGAGACGCgcattgctatttctaaggcTCCAATCTTGCTGACGAAGTCTAAGGACATACTGCAGAGCAAGTCCAAATTCCTCATCTCCGAGGCGGGGCTGGAACCGGCGTACATTGCTCATCGGCCGATTTTGCTCAAGTACAGTCTGGGGAGCCGGAGCAGACCCAGGTACTATGTTGTAAATTTTCTCAAGGCAAATGGATTGATAGATCTCGACCGAGACTACTATAATACAGTCACGATCAAAGAGAAGGTATTTGTGGAGAAGTACATATGCCCTCACAAGGAAGCTGCACCGCACCTCGCTGAAGACTATGCAGCTGCTTGCAGAGGGGAAGTGCCGACTAGATTCAGATTTGCATGA
- the LOC100836034 gene encoding uncharacterized protein LOC100836034 has product MFDSLLNTKFFNKCKHAIKCTRTRLDLVRKKKQAMVKFLKKDVVDLLTNGLESHAFGRMEGLIVEMNQASCYDMIEQYCECIVKQLNNLQKQSECPHEALEAVSTLIFAAARFPDLPELCELRHIFTEKYGTSIEPFVSSEFVQKLQDKSFSHDEKLQMVQNIAEEFELPFNTKAFERKISGVPQNKHELLKKGSFNGIGVEASGRGHKVDRPAGLQRKSKSIPEGLDWKQEVLVKPKDIHVIPDCIGQVGEKSRNNYSDKPNEKKHMNNGVPSLDIKRRNGQKEVKKDDKKGGQSWRELMNAEELDLNGSKKQETSVAKSLQREIKKVVPPYTELKETAKKDNIEKVDGNGYHAHRSHMAGDTNDYWGHADLGLKTLGLEKPGTDSANTLNGKTVNKLPPPPYSKPYRAKSEKSAEEDNISLSNRARHVGESSPSVQDRHQVPEKVVNMRPPYVKPNSNMKSAHETPTYQAANGYRHTGSEATGQQRDGLVEDDAVRPVSVRRKSTKPPAYGFPYDEATNEEKMANQTPGSRTRHSSNRNGPRDDYERRKHASRQNGSASGSDYQTEEDENDNAIDFGNLLPRAPGSHRKHRSRSAHPREGGHDNEERMMDKLLRHYSKKGIDREEHKTRTKSRTPRPRDDQPADSNGERSNREGAPNPPERAISLPTESGSPVAKAKAPAPARSISQPDTSRGNVHPRMPDFDELAARISALKKA; this is encoded by the exons CAAGCACGCGATCAAATGCACCCGGACCCGGCTGGATCTGGtgcggaagaagaagcaagcgATGGTGAAGTTCCTGAAGAAGGACGTCGTCGACCTCCTCACAAATGGCCTTGAATCGCACGCTTTCGGACGG ATGGAAGGGCTCATTGTGGAGATGAACCAAGCATCCTGCTACGATATGATCGAGCAGTACTGCGAGTGCATCGTGAAGCAGCTCAACAATCTGCAGAAACAGAG TGAATGCCCTCATGAAGCTTTGGAAGCCGTGTCAACTCTGATTTTTGCGGCAGCTAGATTTCCTGATTTACCTGAACTATGTGAGCTCAGACATATATTCACGGAGAAATATGGGACCTCCATTGAACCTTTTGTTAGCTCTGAG TTTGTTCAAAAGCTTCAGGACAAGTCTTTCTCTCACGATGAGAAATTGCAAATGGTGCAAAACATCGCTGAAGAATTTGAGCTCCCATTTAATACCAAGGCATTCGAACGGAAGATATCTGGTGTACCTCAAAATAAACAT gAACTTCTGAAGAAGGGTTCATTTAATGGCATAGGGGTTGAAGCATCAGGGCGTGGACACAAGGTGGATAGGCCTGCTGGGCTTCAAAGAAAATCTAAATCTATACCTGAAGGGCTTGACTGGAAGCAGGAAGTTCTGGTAAAGCCAAAAGATATTCATGTGATTCCTGATTGTATTGGTCAAGTTGGCGAGAAAAGCAGGAATAACTATTCAGATAAACCTAATGAGAAGAAGCATATGAATAATGGCGTGCCTTCTTTGGACATTAAGCGAAGGAATGGTCAAAAGGAGGTCAAGAAAGATGACAAAAAGGGTGGTCAATCTTGGAGGGAACTAATGAATGCCGAGGAGCTGGATCTCAATGGCTCAAAGAAACAGGAGACTTCCGTGGCAAAATCTCTTCAAAGAGAAATCAAGAAAGTAGTTCCTCCATACACAGAACTAAAGGAAACTGCAAAGAAAGATAATATTGAAAAGGTTGATGGAAATGGCTACCATGCGCATAGATCACACATGGCTGGTGACACTAATGATTATTGGGGACATGCTGATCTGGGGCTTAAAACTCTTGGCCTAGAAAAGCCAGGAACCGACTCAGCTAACACCTTGAATGGTAAAACAGTGAACaagcttcctcctcctccttatTCCAAACCATACAGGGCAAAGAGTGAGAAGTCTGCAGAAGAAGATAATATTAGTTTGTCTAATAGAGCACGGCACGTAGGAGAGTCTAGCCCATCGGTGCAAGATAGGCATCAAGTGCCAGAGAAGGTAGTCAACATGCGGCCTCCTTATGTTAAGCCAAACTCTAACATGAAATCTGCTCATGAAACTCCTACATATCAAGCTGCTAACGGTTACAGGCATACTGGTTCAGAAGCAACAGGCCAGCAGAGAGATGGTTTGGTTGAAGATGATGCAGTTCGGCCTGTTTCTGTCAGAAGGAAAAGTACAAAGCCACCTGCATATGGTTTTCCATACGATGAAGCGACTAATGAGGAAAAGATGGCAAACCAAACACCTGGTTCCCGAACAAGGCATTCAAGCAACAGGAATGGTCCCCGTGATGACTATGAGCGGCGAAAACATGCGAGTAGGCAGAATGGATCAGCAAGTGGTAGTGACTACCAGACAGAGGAGGATGAGAATGACAATGCAATTGATTTTGGCAATCTTCTGCCCCGAGCACCTGGTTCACATCGGAAACACAGGAGCAGGAGTGCCCATCCCCGGGAAGGAGGCCATGACAACGAAGAAAGGATGATGGATAAGCTTCTGAGGCACTACAGCAAGAAAGGCATAGACAGGGAGGAGCACAAGACAAGGACAAAGTCCCGGACCCCTCGACCTCGAGACGATCAACCTGCTGACAGCAATGGAGAACGATCGAACAGAGAAGGGGCACCCAATCCTCCAGAAAGAGCTATATCTCTGCCTACAGAATCTGGTTCCCCGGTTGCAAAAGCGAaagctcctgctcctgctcgaTCCATCTCGCAGCCAGACACATCCAGAGGAAATGTGCACCCGAGAATGCCAGATTTCGATGAACTGGCTGCGCGGATCAGCGCTCTGAAGAAAGCATGA